The Streptomyces sp. NBC_00224 genome contains the following window.
GCCGCGTATGCGCACGCGGCGCGGGAACGGGACGTCATGGGGAGGCCGACGGGCGCCGCAGCCGCCTGCGCGGACGGGGCGGGGTGGCCCACCGGCTGTTCTGGACGGCGATCGCCTCCTGGACGGTGGCGGCCAGTCCGGCGCGCGTGCACGCCGGGCCGTCGGTATCGAGGTGGTGCCGGAGGGTCCGCCGCAGCTGAGCCGCGGGGTCGTGGGCCGCGCTCGCGGGCCGGGTCGGCAGGCGCAGTACGGCGGCGACGGCCGCGGACAGCCCGGGCGCTTCGCCGCACACGACGTGCCGGATGGACGCCAGGCCGCGGGAGTGCAGCCCGGTGAGGAGACGGGACCAGGAGGCGGAGGCGTCGGAGCCCGCCAGCTCGAAGCCGATGACCTCGCGGCGCCCGCGCGCGCCGACCCTGATCGCGGTGAGGATCTGTACGGCCCCGTAACCATGGCTGCCGTGGACGACGACGGGCAGGGTGTCCAGTCGTAGGAACGCTGTACGGCGTGGGCGCTGACGGCGCGGGAGACCGGCTGCAGGGGCGAGGGCAGCCGCGGAGATGGCGGCGAGGAAGAGGACGCCCGTGGTCAGGAGGGTCGTCGTGTGCAGTGCGGAGGCGTAGTCGGCTGCGGCCGTTGCCGCGCCGGTGGCGTGGCCGGATCCGGCCGACGGCGTGGCGGCTGAGGTGGTCTGACGGGTGATCAGAGCTCCGACGGCGGCGCCGCCGAGGATGCCGCCGATCTGACGGCTGGTGTTGAGCACGCCGGAGGCGGGACCGGCGTGCCGGCTGTCGACCGCGGCCATCGCGAGGGTGGTGAGCGGGGCCAGCGCGGCGCCGATGCCGAGGTCCGCCAGGAGCATCGCGGGCAGCAGCTCCCACGGGTCCATCCCCGGCCGGGCCTGCGATCCCAGCAGAGCGAGTCCGTACGCGTAGGTCAGCAGGCCGCCGATGACGAGGGGTTTGCCGCCGATGCGGTCGGCGAGGCGGCCGGAGACGTGCGCGGCCGCCGCGGCGGCCAGCGGGGTGGGGGCGGTCAGGAGGGCGGATTGCAGCGCGGTGCGGCCGAGCTGCTGTTGCAGGAAGAGCGCGATGGGGGTGGCACTGCCGATGACCGCGAAGTGCAGGGCGGCGCCGATGCCGTTGGCCAGGACGAAGTCGCGGCGGGCGAACAGTGTGCGGGGAAGCAGCGGGGACCGGGTGTCGCACCGCTGCTGCACGAAGAACAGGACCAGGCACCCGAGTCCCGCGCAGAGCGCCTGCCCGCGCAGGGGGTGGCCGGTGCCCAGCAGGGCGAACGTGAGGGAGGTGAGTCCGACGGTCACCAGGGCCACACCGAGCGGGTCGGCTCCTCGACGGCCGCTCGGTGGTGGCGCGGGCAGCAGTACGAAGGACAGGACCAGCACGGCGATTCCGGCGGGAACGTTGATCGCGAAGATCCACTGCCAGCCGATCCCGGTCACCAGCAGACCGCCGAGCAGGGGACCGGCGACGATCGACAGGCCCATCACGCTGGTGAGCGCGCCGAAGGCCGCCCCTCGGCGGTGGGAGGGAAACAGGACGGCGACGAACGCGCCGATCTGCGGGGTGACGAGCGCCGCCCCCAGTCCTTGGAGCGCTCGCCAGGCCAGGAGTTGGCCGATGCTCCCGGCGCAGCCGCACAGGGCCGAGGAGAGGGTGAAGAGGGCGAGTCCCGTGAGGTGGATCCGTTTGGGGCCGTAGCGGGTGCCGAGCCGCCCGGCCGGGATCATGAACACGGCGTAGCTGATCAAGTAGGCGTTGACGACCCAGAGGACGTGGTCCAGGTCCGTGGCCAGGCCGTGCATCATCGCCGGAAGGGCCACGTGCACGATCGTCGTGTCGAGCACGGTCATGAAGAGGCCCGTACCGAGGACGCTCAGCGCGACCCAGGGCGCCCGGCCGTGGACTTGCTCCATCACGACTCCTTGCAGAGAGGTGTCACAGGGCGGTGAAGCCGCCGTCGACGACGATTTCGGTGCCGGTGATGAAGGACGCGCTGTCGCAGGCCAGGAACCGCACCGCGGCCGCCACTTCGTCCGGGCGCGCCGGTCGGCGCAGCGGGGTGCGCGCGGTGACGTCGGTGATGAACTCCTGCGGTGCGGCGGCCGTCATGGGGGTGGCGACCATGCCGGGGGAGACGGTGTTGACCCGTATGCCGTCGGGAGCCAGCTCGATGGCCGCCGCGCGGGTCATGGCCCGCACGGCGCCCTTGGCGGCGTGGTAGGCGAAGGAGGCGCCCGAGCCGACCATGCCGTAGATGGAGCTCACGTTGACGATGGCGCCGCCCCCGGCCGACCGCAGACAGGGGGCGGCGGCTCGCATGCCCAGCCAGGCACCGCGCTGGCAGGTGTCCACCACGCGGTCCCACTCCGAGGCGGTGCAACTCTCCAGCCCGTGGATGCCGAGCGTGCCGGCGTTGTTGACCAGTACGTCGAGATGGCCGAAGCGGCGTCGGGCGAACCGGGTCACCCGCTGCCAGGAGTCGGGGTCGGTCACGTCGAGCACGTGTCCCACCGCGTTGCCCGTGGTGGGGCCGCCGTTGAGCTTGCTCGCCGCCGCTCGGCAGGCGTCGCCGTCCAGGTCCGTGACCACCACGCCCATGCCCTCGTCGAGCAGGGCCCGGGTCACGGCCTGTCCGATGCCGCCGAGCGCCCCGGTGACCAGCGCCACCCGGCCGTACGGTCGGTGCGCGTCCATCACCGCTCCCCGTCGGCGGGGAACCAGGCGAGGGCCGCCGCGTACCCCCGAGCGTGTGTCAGCGAGACCCGGGGTGTCGCCAGGCCGTGCTCGCCCATCCAGCGCGCGAGTTCACCATGGACGCGCAGGACGGGGGCCTCGTCCGAGCGGCGCCGGATCTCCATGTCCTGCCAGGGCGGCGGGCCCGGCCAGCCAAGGAGGCGCGCGACCGCCTCCTTGGCGGCCTTGCGGGCGGACAGGTGCTCCTCGGCGCGGGCCAGGGAGAGCGCGTAGGCGCGTTCGGCGCCGGTCAGCCAGTCGCACCAGCGGGGATCGTGCCGCTCGGGGCAGTGCTGCGGCGGGCTGATGCGTACGACCGGCCCTGCCGTGCCGGGGGGATTCATGCCGCCTCCTGTGACGTGGCCGCCTCGTGCCAGGGGGCGAGGACGAGCGAGACGTAGGTGCCTCCCCAGTTGGCGGCCGTCACGACGCACGCCTTGCCGCCGGTGTGAGGGGCGGAGTCGAGATACGGGCGCACCCCGTCGAGGGGGTGGGAGAGGCTCGGGACGGAGGGGCTCCAGCCGGTGCGCAGGGTCTCGGTGGCGCAGACGGCCGACATCAGCGCCGAGGTGCTGGGCACGTGTCCCGTGTACGGGCTGAGGTTGCTCAGGCGGACCGTGCCCGGCTCCCACACCTGAGCGATCGCGGCCGCCTCGGCGCGGTCGATCGCGGCCGTGCCGCGGGCGTCGCCGAAGACCGTGCCCACGTCCGAGGCCGGCACGCCGCCGTCGGCCAGGGCCCGCCGGAAGCTCTCCGCCCAGGCCTCGCCCGAGGGGTCGTTGCCCGCGACGCGATGGCCGTCGCTGGTGATGGCGTGCCCCTTCAC
Protein-coding sequences here:
- a CDS encoding DHA2 family efflux MFS transporter permease subunit, with amino-acid sequence MEQVHGRAPWVALSVLGTGLFMTVLDTTIVHVALPAMMHGLATDLDHVLWVVNAYLISYAVFMIPAGRLGTRYGPKRIHLTGLALFTLSSALCGCAGSIGQLLAWRALQGLGAALVTPQIGAFVAVLFPSHRRGAAFGALTSVMGLSIVAGPLLGGLLVTGIGWQWIFAINVPAGIAVLVLSFVLLPAPPPSGRRGADPLGVALVTVGLTSLTFALLGTGHPLRGQALCAGLGCLVLFFVQQRCDTRSPLLPRTLFARRDFVLANGIGAALHFAVIGSATPIALFLQQQLGRTALQSALLTAPTPLAAAAAAHVSGRLADRIGGKPLVIGGLLTYAYGLALLGSQARPGMDPWELLPAMLLADLGIGAALAPLTTLAMAAVDSRHAGPASGVLNTSRQIGGILGGAAVGALITRQTTSAATPSAGSGHATGAATAAADYASALHTTTLLTTGVLFLAAISAAALAPAAGLPRRQRPRRTAFLRLDTLPVVVHGSHGYGAVQILTAIRVGARGRREVIGFELAGSDASASWSRLLTGLHSRGLASIRHVVCGEAPGLSAAVAAVLRLPTRPASAAHDPAAQLRRTLRHHLDTDGPACTRAGLAATVQEAIAVQNSRWATPPRPRRRLRRPSASP
- a CDS encoding holo-ACP synthase — its product is MNPPGTAGPVVRISPPQHCPERHDPRWCDWLTGAERAYALSLARAEEHLSARKAAKEAVARLLGWPGPPPWQDMEIRRRSDEAPVLRVHGELARWMGEHGLATPRVSLTHARGYAAALAWFPADGER
- a CDS encoding SDR family NAD(P)-dependent oxidoreductase, yielding MDAHRPYGRVALVTGALGGIGQAVTRALLDEGMGVVVTDLDGDACRAAASKLNGGPTTGNAVGHVLDVTDPDSWQRVTRFARRRFGHLDVLVNNAGTLGIHGLESCTASEWDRVVDTCQRGAWLGMRAAAPCLRSAGGGAIVNVSSIYGMVGSGASFAYHAAKGAVRAMTRAAAIELAPDGIRVNTVSPGMVATPMTAAAPQEFITDVTARTPLRRPARPDEVAAAVRFLACDSASFITGTEIVVDGGFTAL